One part of the Nitrospira defluvii genome encodes these proteins:
- a CDS encoding AHH domain-containing protein: protein MDVGEAVAVDIASALHDESCYFCKSKEPPRIEENELQDSYPDDNDLDGALNDVKFKNDATKLGNALGGKPDALEITVGSGKYTAAVAAHHLIPGNGSLKQSDLFLSEKYLWKDGKEKGNIGYNINAACNGVWLPGNYGVRPWGRDGVIFKAKSGSDPKVFAFDAIEKWGAQFHDAHENYNDFVFDVLNKLYDKLEAQESLWCPEAKKQDKTPAEREPLYVLVSRLNTISSRMSRMLRVPTTNWKRNIYTSRFAFAYIQEKPHLSKKAT, encoded by the coding sequence ATGGACGTGGGAGAAGCGGTTGCTGTCGATATCGCAAGCGCACTTCATGATGAGTCCTGCTATTTCTGCAAATCAAAAGAGCCGCCTCGAATAGAGGAGAATGAACTTCAGGATAGTTACCCGGATGATAATGACCTTGACGGGGCCTTAAATGATGTGAAGTTCAAGAATGACGCTACCAAGCTTGGGAATGCCCTTGGAGGCAAGCCTGATGCGTTGGAGATAACGGTAGGGAGCGGGAAATATACCGCAGCTGTCGCAGCGCATCACCTGATACCCGGTAATGGTTCGCTGAAACAAAGTGACCTGTTCTTGTCAGAGAAATATCTCTGGAAAGATGGAAAAGAGAAGGGGAATATCGGATACAACATAAATGCAGCTTGTAACGGTGTTTGGCTACCAGGCAATTACGGTGTCCGTCCGTGGGGAAGGGATGGAGTGATATTCAAAGCGAAATCAGGTAGCGATCCCAAGGTCTTTGCCTTTGATGCCATCGAAAAGTGGGGGGCTCAATTCCATGATGCACATGAAAATTACAATGACTTTGTTTTTGATGTACTTAACAAGCTCTATGACAAATTGGAGGCTCAGGAGTCTCTATGGTGTCCGGAGGCAAAGAAGCAAGACAAAACGCCTGCCGAGCGCGAGCCACTATATGTTCTGGTTAGTCGCCTCAATACTATTTCTAGCAGGATGAGTAGGATGCTAAGAGTACCAACAACGAACTGGAAGAGGAATATTTACACATCCCGATTTGCATTTGCATATATTCAAGAAAAACCTCACTTGAGTAAAAAGGCCACATAA
- a CDS encoding DUF4150 domain-containing protein, whose product MASVFANCRGVVHKRSGGTSTVFPDVCKTPTPGGTVPIPYPNIGMSSNTSGGPKSVKTDGQMPMVKGATYKMTSGDEAGNAGGGVVSNSFKGEAEFMMYSFDVKFEGKNVCRLGDPLFHNKKNIMG is encoded by the coding sequence ATGGCATCGGTCTTTGCGAATTGTCGTGGTGTCGTCCATAAGCGCAGCGGAGGGACGAGTACCGTCTTTCCGGATGTGTGCAAGACGCCCACCCCTGGCGGAACGGTTCCCATTCCCTATCCCAACATCGGCATGTCCTCGAACACGTCGGGCGGACCTAAAAGCGTAAAAACTGATGGGCAAATGCCGATGGTAAAAGGCGCGACCTACAAGATGACCAGCGGCGACGAGGCAGGGAACGCGGGTGGAGGCGTCGTCAGTAATTCATTCAAGGGCGAAGCGGAATTCATGATGTATTCATTCGATGTGAAGTTCGAAGGGAAGAACGTATGCAGATTGGGGGATCCGCTGTTTCATAACAAGAAGAACATTATGGGGTGA